The nucleotide sequence CCATCAGGTGGGGTCGTGGCCCTGTGCTGTCGGGCAGGCCCATCAGGTGTGGCCTTGGCGCTGTGCCATCGGCCAGACCAATCAGGTGCGATATTGGGCCAGTGCCGTCAACCAGGCCCCTCAGCTGCGGTCATGGAACAGTGCCGTCTGTCAGTCCCATCAGGTGCGGTTGTGAGGCTAAGCAATCAGTGAGGACGATCATGTGCGGTTTTGAGAGAGTTTGTTCAGCCCGGCCCATCCGTCACTGTAGTTTAACACTACAAATAGCCATGTCCTTTTGGTGAGTTTGTGAGGCAGTGCAAATTTGACAACGCCATTAGTTCAGGTCACAAGGCAGAGCAGTCGGCGAGGACCAACATGTTCGGTCATGATGCGACAAGTCCGCCATGCGCATCATGTGGGATTGTGCGGTGGTTTGGTTGGCTAGGCCCATTTTATCCATTCATCTGGTGGTGCAGCAATGCGATCATCTAGGGCCGTTAGGTGGGAATCTGAGGAAGTGGTACCTTGCAGTCAGCCAGCACCATGTGTTGCGGTCATGAGGCAGTGTTCtcggccaggcccatcaggtgtggTCGTGAGGCAGTGTGGTCGGCCAGTCCCATCAGGTGTGGTCGGCCAGCCCCCTCAGGTGTGGTcagccaggcccatcaggtgcggTCGGCCATGCCCCCTCAGGTGTGGTCAGCCAGGCACATAAGGTGCAGTTGGCCAAGCCCATAGGGTGCATTCgtgaggcagtgcggtcggccaggcccatcgGGAGCGGTCGCCAGGCCCATCGGGAGCGGTCGCCAGGCCCATCGGGAGCGGTCGCCAGGCCCATCGGGAGCGGTCGCCAGGCCCATCGGGAGCGGtcgccaggcccatcaggtgcaaTCGCCACGCCCATCTGGTGCGGTCGCCAGGCCCATCTGGTGCAGTCGCCAGGCCCATCTGGTGCAGTCGCCAGGCCCATCTGGTGCAGTCGCCAGGCCCATCTGGTGCAGTCGCCAGGCCCAGCTGGTGCAGTCGCCAGGCCCAGCTGGTGCAGTCGCCAGGCCCAGCTGGTGCAGTCGCCAGGCCCAGCTGGTGCAGTCGCCAGGCCCAGCTGGTGCAGTCGCCAGGCCCAGCTGGTGCAGTCGCCAGGCCCAGCTGGTGCAGTTGCCAGGCCCAGCTGGTGCAGTCGCCAGGCCCAGCTGGTGCAGTCGCCAGGCCCAGCTGGTGCAGTCGCCAGGCCCAGCTGGTGCAGTCGCCAGGCCCAGCTGGTGCAGTCGCCAGGCCCAGCTGGTGCAGTCGCCAGGCCCAGCTGGTGCAGTCGCCAGGCCCTTCTGGTGTGGTCCGAGGCAGTCGTGAGGCAGTGGGGtcggccaggcccatcaggtgcgaTCAGTGGCGGTCGTGAGGCAGTAGGTtcggccaggcccatcaggtgcggTCAGTGGCGGTCGTGAGGCAGTAGGGTCGGCCAGGCCCATCAAGTGAGGTCGTGGggcagtgcggtcggccgggcACATCTGTTGATGTCGTGAGGCAGGGCTGTCGTCCAGGCTTATTAGCTGACTACGTGTGGCAGTGCATTCATCAAGCCCCTTCAGGTATGGTCTTGATGCAGTGCTGATGTTCAGGACCATCTGGTGGTGTTGTGTTGCCATGCTCTCATCGTGATCCTTCAGGTGCAATAGACCTTCCCCATTATGTGCAATAGACAAGGCCCATCATGTGGAATTACCAGGAGCATCAGGTGAATTCGGTCAGGCCCATCAAATGTGGTTATGTAGTATTGATGTCGCCTATCGGATGCGGTCGTCTTACAGAGCGCTCTTCCTTTCCCGTCATATTTAATCATGAGGCTAAGCAATTGGTCAGGCCGATCACATGTGGTATTGATGCGATTTGTTCAGCCCAGCACATCCATCACTGTAGTTAAACACTACAGATGGCCATGCCCTTTAGGTGAGTTTGTGGGGCAGTGCAATTGGGCATCGGCACATCACAAAGCGGAGCAGTCGGCGAGGACCAACATGTTCGGTCATGATGCGGGAGTGTCCGCCATGTCCATTATGTGTGATTGTGCGGTGGTTTGGTTGGCTAAGTCCATTTTCTCGGCTCTTGAGGTGGTGCAGCAATGCCATTACGTGGGAAATTGAGGAAGTGGTGCCTTGCAGTCAGCCAGCAGCTTGGGTTGCGGTCGTGAGGCAGTGCTGTCAGCCAGGCCAATCAGATGTGATCATCAGGCAGTGCGGACAGCCAGGCCCATCAAGTGCAGTCATGAGGCAGTGCAGATGGCCAGGCACATCCGGTGCAGTCATGAGGACGTGGGGTCAGCCAGACCCATCAGGTGAGACAGTGGGTTCGGCCGGACCCATCAGGTGAGGCAGTGGGTTCGGTCCGACCCATTAGGTGAGGCAGTGGGGTCAGACATGCACATCAGGTGCGTTcagccaggcccatcaggtgcgtttggccaggcccatcaggtgcggTCATGAGGCAGTGCAGACCTCCAGGCCCATCAGGTGCAGTCGTGAGGCAGTGCAGTgtgccaggcccatcaggtgcggTCATGAGGCAGTGCTGTcagccaggcccatcaggtgtgtTCATGAGGCAATGCTGTTGGCCAGGCCCATGAGGTGCGGTCATGAGGCAGTGCTGTCGGCCAGGCCCATTATTTGCAGTCATGGGGCAGTGCTGTCGGCCAGGCCCATTAGGTGGGGTTGGTCAGCCCCATCaggtgcggtcggccaggcccatcaggtgcagTCATGAGGCAGTGTGTCGGCCAGTCCCATCCTGTGAGGTTGTGAGGCAGTGTGTcagccaggcccatcaggtgcggTCTTGAGGCAGTGCGGTCACCCAGGCGCATCAGGTGCAGTCATGAGGAAGTATGGTCGCCAGACCCATCAGGTGCAGTCATGAGGAAGTATGGTCGCCAGACCCATCAGGTGCGGTTGTGAGGAAGTGCGGTTGGCCGGGCCTATCAGGTACGGTCGTGAGTCTGTGCGACCAGCCCGGCTCATCACTTGCGGTCGTGAGGCAGTGCTGTCGGCCAGGCCCATCAAGTGAGGTCGtgaggcagtgtgttcagcaaggcCCATTATGAGCTGTCATGAGGAAGTGCAGTTGTCCAGGTCCATCTGGTGCTGTTGTGAGGCCGTGCTGTTGGCCCAGTCTATCAGGTGCCCTAAGCCAGGCCCTACAGGTGCAATAGTCCAGGTATGGCAGGTGTGCTTGTGAGGTAGAGATGTCGCCCATCAGGTGCAGTCATCATACAGAGCTGCCTTCCTACACCGTCATACGCGTTCGTGAGGCTAAGCGTCCGGTCAGACCCATCACGTGTGTTTTCGAGGCAATTTGTTCAGCCCAGCCCATCTGACAGGGTAGTTTAACACTACAGATGGCCATGCACTTAAGGTGTGTTTGTGAGGCAGTGTAATTTTCCAACGTCATTAGTTCAAGTAACGAAGCAGAGCAGTCGGCTTGGACCATTATGTTCGGTCATGATGTGGCAGGCTCCGCCATGTCTATCAGGTGCGGATGTGACACGGTTTGGTTGGCTAGGCCCATTTTTCAGTTCATGAGGTACTGCAGCAATGCGATCATCTATTATCATTAGGTGGGAATGTGAGGAAGTGCTGCCTTTCAGTCAGCCAGGGCCATCTGCTGCGCTTGTGAAGCACAGTGGACAGTCATTCCCATCAGTATCAGGCGTGTAGCAGTGTGGTCAGCCATTCCCATTTGGCATGAGTGTGAAGCAGTCTGATGAGCCTGGCACATCATATAGAGTCTTGAGGCTAAGCTTTTGGCCATGCTCAATACCTAGTTAGTGACGTAGAGCAGTCGGCCTAGGAAATGAAGTGTGGTCTCGAAACGAAAAGGGCCAGCCATGCATATGAGGGGTGGTCGTGAAACTGTGAGGTAGGCCAGGCTTATCAGTTGCAGTACTGTGGCACCATGGCCCGCAGGTAGTGTGTTCACCTAGGCCTTTCAGGTGCGGTTGTGAGGCAGTGTGGTCACCTAGGCCCTTCAGGAGGTGTTGTGAGGCAGTGTGGCCACTTAGGACCTTAAGGTGCGGTCGTGAGGAAGTGTGGTCACCTAGAAATTTAGGTGCGGTCGGCCAATCtcactgggtgtggcagtgaagcACTTCGTTCAGGCCAGGCCCATTAAGTGAAGCGACGATGCACTGTGGTCGGGCCAGGCCCATCAAGTGTGGTGGCGAGGCACTTAGGTCGGGCCAGGCCCATCAAGTGTGGTGGCGAGGCACTTAGGTcgggccaggcccatcaggtgctgTTGGGAGGCAGCGAAGTCCGCCAGGCCCATCAGGAGCAGCTATGAGGCAGTGCAGTCCGCAAGGCCCATCAGGAGCAGTCATGATGCAGTGCAGTCCGCAAGGCCCATCAGGAGCAGTCATGACGCAGTGCAGTCTGCAAGGCCCATCAGGAGCAGTCATGAGGCAGTGCAGTCCGCAAGGCCCATCAGGTGTGGTTGTGAAGCCGTGCAGTCCGCCAGGCCAATCAGGTGTGGTCGTGACGCAGGTGTCGTCGTGATGCAGGTGTCGTTGTGCGGCAGGTGTGTCGGCCAGGCCCATTAGGTGAGGTCGTGAGGCAGTGTGTTCATCAAGGCCCTTCAGGTACAGTCATCATGCGGTGCTGATGTCCAACGCAATCTGGAGCTGTTGTGAGGCTGTGCTGTCAGCACAGTCCATCACGTGCCATGGACCAGGCCCATCAGGTGAGATAGACCAGGCACATCAGGTGTGGTTGTGTGGCAGAGATGTCGCCCTTCATGTGCAGTCGTCATACGGAGCGATCTTCCTTTCCCATCATAAGAGATCGTGAGGCTTAGCAACCGGTCAGCCCCATCACGTGCGGTTTTGAGGTGGTCTGTTCAGCCCAGCATAGTTTAACACTACAGATGGCCATGCCCTTTAGGAATCACCCATCGCCATTAATTCAGGTCTGGAAGCAGAGCAGTTGGCAAGGACCATCACATTCAATCGTGATGCGGCAGGGTCTGCCATGTCTACCAGGTGGGGTTCTGAGGCAGTTTGTTTGGCTAGGCCCATCATCTAGTAGCATGAGGTGGAAATGTGAGGAAGTGCTTCCTGGCAGTCAGCCAGAACCATATTATGGGCTCGTGAAGCACAGTAGACAGTCATTCCAAACTGTAGCTAGCGTGAATCAGTGTGGTTAGCTATTCCCATTTGGCATGAGTGTGAAGTAGTGCGATGAGCCGGTCACTTCAGGTACAGTCTTGAGGCAGAGCTTTGGCCAGGCTCAATAGCTCGGTAGGGACATAGAGCGGTCAGCCAGGGAAACGAAGGTTGGTCTCGAAACAAAAGGGCCAGCCATGCATATGAGGTGTGGTCGTGAAGCTGTGAGGTAGGCCAGGCTCATCACATGCAGTCCGGACGCAGTGCGAGCCTAAGATAGTGTGGTCACCTAGGCCCTTCAGGAGCGGTTGTGAGGCAGTGTGGTCAGCTAGGCCCTACAGGAGTGGTTGTGAGGCAGTGTGGTCACGTAGGCCCTTCAGGAGTGGTTATCAGACAGTGTGGTCACCTAGGCAATTATGGTGGAGTCGTGAGCCAGTGTAGTCACCTAGGCCATTAAGGTGGAGTCGTGAGCCTGTATGGGTACCTAGGCCTGTAGAATAAGACCGTGAGCCTGTGTGGTGAACTAGGCCCTTAAGGTGCGGTCGGCCAGGCTGACGGGGCGCAGTGGAGAGGCATTGCGTTCGGCCAGGCACATCAGGTACAGCAACGAGGCACTGCAGTCGGACCAGGCCCTTCAGGTGCGGCGTCGAGGCACTAGGGTCGGGCAAGGCCCATCATGTGCGGCAGTGAGGCAGTGCGGTCAGGCCAGGCCCTTCTGGTGCAGCGGTGAAGCACTGCTGtcggccaggcccatcaggtgtggcggcgaggcactgcggtcggagAAGCCAATCAGGAACGGGGGCAAGGCACTGCGGTCGGAGAGGCCAATCAGGAACGAGGGCGAGGCACTGTGGTCGGCCAGGCACATCAAGCACGGATACGAGGCAATGTGGTAGGTGAGGCACAGCAGTTCCCGCACGGAGGCGATACGGTCAGGAACGCAcatcaggtgcggcggcgaggcactgcggtcggcaaggcACATCAGGTGCTCCGGCGAGAACGTCCGTCTGGGCCATGCAATCAGGTGCTGCGGCGAGGCTATGTGGTTGACCAAACCCATGAGacgcggcggcgaggcactgctgTCAGCCAGGACTATCAGGTGCGCCTGAGAGGCAATGCGGTTAGGCCAGGCCCATCACATGCGCTGATGGTGCACTGTGGTCAGGCCATGCCCATCAGGTACAGTCGGGCCAGGCCCATTGGTTGCGGTCGGGCCAGGCCCATTGGTTGCGGTCAGGCCAGGCCCATCGGTTGCAGCTGCAAGGCACTGCGGTCGGGCCAGGACCATCAGATGAGGCGCCGAAGCACTGCAGTCAGGCCAGACCCATCAGGTGCGGCGGTGAGGCTCTGTGGTCAGGCCAGGCCCATCAGGTTTGGCAGCGAGGCAATGCAGTCGGCGTGGCTcatcaggtgcggcggcgaggctcTGTAGTCAGGCCAGGCCATCAGGTGCGGCAGCGAGGCACTGCGGTCAGCAAGGCCCATCAGGTGCGGTGGCGAGGCTCTGCGGTCGGCCAGGCGCAACATTAGCGGCTGCAAGACACTACGGTGGGGACTGGACAATCTGGTGCGGCGGCAGAACACTGCGATCGGGCCAGGATCATCAAGTGCGGTGGTAAGGGACTGCGGTTGGGCCAGGCCCAACAGGTGGGCCGGTGAAGCACTGAGGTCTTGGAGGGCCAACAGATGCGGCTGCGTGGGAATCTGGTCAGCATAGCCTACGAGGTGCAGGgcaaggcactgcggtcggccaggcccatgaggtgcggcggcgaggcactgcagTCCTCCAGGCCCATGAGGAGTGGCGGTGAGActctgcggtcggccaggcccatcaggtgtgaCAGTGAGGCACTGCGGGCGTGCCAGGACcatcaggtgcggcggcgaggcacttcGGGTGGTCCAGGCCCATCAGGTGCGGCGGCAAGGCACTGTGGTCGGGCGAGGCCcatcaggtgcggcggcgaggcgctGTGGTTGGGCCAGGACTATCAGGTGTGGCAGGGAGCCACTACTGTCCTACTGTCGGGCCAGGCCCAACAGGTGCGCCGGTGAGGCACTGTGGTcgggccaggcccatcaggtgtggCGGCGAGGCACTATGGTCGGGCCAGGCGTATAAGGTGCGGCAGCGAGGCACTGTGGGTGGGCCAGTCCCTTCAGGTGCGGCAGCGAGGCACTGCGGTCAGCCAGATCCAACAGGTGAGCGCGCGAGGCACTGCTTTATGCTAGGCCCAACAGGTGTGCCGtcaaggcactgcggtcggccaggtGCATCGGGAGCAACTGCGAGTCACTGCAGTCGGCCAGGCGCATGCGGTGCGGTGGTGAGGCACTGCAGACGGCCAGGCGCATGCGGTGCGGCGGTGAGGCACTGCAGACGGCCAGGCGCATGAGGGGCAGCGGCTATGCACTGCGGTCGACCGAGCCCATGAGGTACGGCGGCGAAGCACTCCGGTCAGCCATGCCCATGAGGTGCGGCGGCGAAGCACTGCGGTCAGCCGAGCCCATGAGGTGCGGCGGCGAAGCACTGCGGTCAGCCGAGCCCATGAGGTGCGGCGGCGAAGCACGGCGGTCTGCCGAGACCATGAGGAGCGGCGGCGAAGCACTGCGGTCAGCCGAGCCCATGAGGAGCGGCGGCGAAGCACTGCGGTCAGCCGAGCCCATGAGGAGTGGCAGCGAAACACTGCGGTCAGCCGAGCCCATGAGGAGCGGCGGCGAAACACTGCGGTCAGCCGAGCCCATGAGCTTCGGCGGCGGAGCACTGCTGTCAGCCGAGCCCTTGAGGTTCGGCGGCGGAGCACTGCGGTCAGCCGAGCCCATGAGGttcggcggcgaggcactgcggtcggccgggcccatgaggtgcggcggcgaggcactgcggtcagcGAGGCCTATTAGGTGTTGTAACGATCTAATGCGGTCGGCCAGGCGGATGAGGTGCGGCGGCGGGGCACTGCAGTCTGCTAGCCCCATGAGGTGCGGCGGTAAAGCATTGCGGTCGGCCGGTCCCATGAGGTGCGGCGGCGATAcactgcggtcggccgggcccataaATTGCGGCGGCGAGGCACAGCGGTCGGCAGGGCCcataaggtgcggcggcgaggcactgcggtcggccaggcccataaggtgcggcggcgaggcactgcggtcggccaggcccataaggtgtggcggcgaggcactgcggtcggccgggcccataaggtgcggcggcgaggcactgcggtcggccgggcccataaggtgcggcggcgaggcactgcggtcggccgggcccataaggtgcggcggcgaggcactgcggtcggccgggcccataaggtgcggcggcgaggcactgcggtcggccgggcccataaggtgcggcggcgaggcactgcggtcggccgggcccataaggtgcggcggcgaggcactgcggtcggccgggcccataaggtgcggcggcgaggcactgcggtcggccgggcccataaggtgcggcggcgaggcactgcggtcggccgggcccataaggtgcggcggcgaggcactgcggtcggccgggcccataaggtgcggcggcgaggcactgcggtcggccgggcccataaggtgcggcggcgaggcactgcggtcggccgggcccataaggtgcggcggcgaggcactgcggtcggccgggcccataaggtgcggcggcgaggcactgcggtcggccgggcccataaggtgcggcggcgaggcactgcggtcggccgggcccataaggtgcggcggcgaggcactgcggtcggccgggcccataaggtgcggcggcgaggcactgcggtcggccgggcccataaggtgcggcggcgaggcactgcggtcggccgggcccataaggtgcggcggcgaggcactgcggtcggccgggcccgtaaggtgcggcggcgaggcactgcggtcggccgggcccataaggtgcggcggcgaggcactgcggtcggccgggcccataaggtgcggcggcgaggcactgcggtcggccgggcccataaggtgcggtggcgaggcactgcggtcggccgggcccataaggtgcggcggcgaggcactgcggtcggccgggcccataaggtgcggcggcgaggcactgcggtcggccgggcccataaggtgcggcggcgaggcactgcggtcggccgggcccataaggtgcggcggcgaggcactgcggtcggccgggcccataaggtgcggcggcgaggcactgcggtcggccaggccaatcaggtgcggcggcgaggcactgcggtcggccaggccaatcaggtgcggcggcgaggcactgcggtcggccaggccaatcaggtgcggcggcgaggcactgcggtcggccaggccaatcaggtgcggcggcaaggcactgcggtcggccaggccaatcaggtgcggcggcgaggcactgcggtcggccaggccaatcaggtgcggcggcgaggcactgcggtcggccaggccaatcaggtgcggcggcgaggcactgcggtcggccaggccaatcaggtgcggcggcgaggcactgcggtcggccaggccaatcaggtgcggcggcgaggcactgcggtcggccaggccaatcaggtgtggcggcgaggcactgcggtcggccaggccaatcaggtgcggcagcgaggcactgcggtcggccacgcCAATCAGGTGCgacggcgaggcactgcggtcggccacgcCAATCAGGTGCgacggcgaggcactgcggtcggccacgcCAATCAGGTGCGACGGCGAGGCACTTCAGTCGGCCAGGCACATCAGGAAAGGATGAGAGGCAATGTGGTGCATCAGGCATATCAGGTGTTGTGGTGAGGCAATGCAGTCAGCCTGGCCCATCAGTTGCAGCGGCAAGCTACTGCGGTTGGCCAAGTCCATCGGTTGAGGCAGTGAGTTACTGCGGTCGGCCACGCCAATCATGTGCGGTGATGGTGCACTGTGGTCGGGCCAGGATAATCAGGTGCGGTCGGGTAGGCGCATCAGGTGCGGTCGGGTAGGCGTATCAGGTGCGGTCGGGTAGGCGCATCAGGTGCGGTCGGGTAGGCGCATCAGGTGCGGTCGGGTAGGCGCATCAGGTGCGGTCGGGTAGGCGCATCAGGTGCGGTCGGGTAGGCGCATCAGGTGCGGCATCGATGTACTGCGTTTGGGCCATGCCCATCAGGTGCAgcgcgaggcactgcggtcgggccAGGACTATCAGGTGGGGCGGCGAGTTTCTACGGTCGGGCAAGGCCCATCAGGTGTGGTGGCGAGCCACTACTGTCCAACTGTCGGGCCAGGCCCAACGGGTGTGGCAGCGAAACACTGCAGGTGGGCCAGTCCAATCAGGTGCGGCGCCAAGGCACTGCTGGTGGGCCAGGCCCAACAGGTGCTGCGGCGAAACACTGCCGGTGGACAAGTCCAATCAGATGCAGTGCTGAGGCACTGAGGGTGGGCCAGGCAATTGAGCTAGGCACTGCTGTCGACCAGGAAAATTGGTTGCGGCGGCtcggcactgcggtcggcctgGCCAATCAGGTGCGGCAGCGAGGCACTGTTGTCGGAACGGGCATACGGGGCGTGGCGGCGAGGCACTGTGGACGGTCAGGCCCAACAGGTGCAGCGGCGAGGCAGTGTGGTTGGCGACGCCTATGGGGCTGCGCGGCGAGTCACTGCCGTCGGGTCAGGCCACATGGAATGTCGGTGAGGCACTGCGGTGGAGCCAGCACCATGTGGTGCGGCAGCAAGGCACTTCAGTCGGACCGGGCCCATCTGGTGTGGAGGGAGGCACTGCAGTCGGACCAGGCGCATCAGGTGCAGCGGCGAGGCACTGTGGTctgccaggcccatcaggtgcggAGGGGAGGCACTGTGGTCGAGCCAGGACCATCATGTGTGGCGGCGGGGCACTGTGGTTGGGACACGCCAATCAGGTGTGGCGGCGTGGCACTGCGGTCGGGCCAGTATCATCAAGGGTGGAGGCAACGGTCTGCGGTCGGGCCACGTCCATCATGTCTGGAGGCGAGGCACTATGGTCAGCCAGGCCAATCAGTTGCGGCGGCGAGGCAGTGTGGTCGGGCCAGAAACATCAGGTGCATCAGCGAAGCACTGTGGTTGGGCCAGGCGTATCAAGCGTGGCGATGAGGCACTACTTTCAGGCCGGGCCCCATCATGTGTGGCGGCGAGGCACTACTTTCAGGCCGGGCCCCATCATGTGTGGCGGCGAGGCACTACTTTCAGGCCGGGCCCCATCATGTGTGGCGGCGAGGCACTACAGTCGGGCCGGGCCATCATCATGTGTGGCGGCGAGGCGAGGCACTACAGTcgggccaggcccatcaggtgcgaCGCCTAGCACTACAGTCGGCCAAGGCAATGAGGTGCAGTGGCGGATGGAACAGGCCCATCAGGGGCGGTCGTGAGGCAGTGCATTCCGCCAGGCCCATCGGGTGCGGTCGTGAGGCAGTGCAGTCCGCCAGGCCCATCAGATGCAGTCGTGAGGCAGTGGAGTACGCCAGGCCCATCTGGTGCGGTCGTGAGGCAGTGGAGTACGCCAGGCCCATCTGGTGCGGTCGTGAGGCACTGCGGTTCGCCAGGCCCATCTGGTGCGGTCGTGAGGCACTGCGGTTCGCCAGGCGCATCAGGGGCTGTCGTGAGGCACTGCTGCCGGCCAGGTCCATCAGGACTGGTCGTGAGGCAGAGCTCTCAGCCAGGTCCATCAGGACTGGTCGTGAGGCAGTGCTCTCAGCCAGGCCCATCAGGACTGGTCGTGAGGCAGTGCTCTCAGCCAGGCCCATCAGGACTGGTCGTGAGGCAGTGCTCTCAGCCAGGCCCATCAGGACTGGTCGTGAGGCAATACAGTCTGGCAGGACCATCAGGTGCGGTCGTCAGGCAGTGGGATCGGCCATTACCATCAGGTGCAGTCGGCAGTGCCCATCAGGTGCATTTGTGAGGCCGTGTAGTCGTCCAGGCCCAAGAGTTGGAGTCATAAAGAAGTGCTGTGGCCAGGGACATCAGGACTGGTTGCGAGGCAGAGCTGTCGGCCAGGCCCGTGAGGTGCGGTCGCAAGGCAGTGCGTCAGCCAGGCCCATGAGGTGCGGTCGTGAGACACCGCAGTCCGCCAGGCCCGTGAGGTGTGGTCGTGAGACAATGCAGTCCGCCAGGCCCGTGAGGTGCGGTCGTGAGGCATTGCTGTCGGCCAGGCCCGTGAGGTGCGGTCGTGAGGCATTGCTGTCGGCCAAGCCCGTGAGGTGCGGTCGTGAGGCATTGCTGTCGGCCAAGCCCGTGAGGTGCGATCGTGAGGCATTGCTGTCAGCCCGGCCAATCAGGTGCGTGGGCAAGGCACTGTGGTCTGCCAAGCCGATCAGGTGAGGAGGCGAGGCACTGTGGTCGAGCCAGGATCATCATGTGTGGTGGCGGGACACGGCGGTTGAGACACGCCAATCAGGTGTGGCGGCGTGGCACTGCGGTCGGGCCAGTATCATCAAGGGTGGAGGCAACGAACTGCGGTCGAGCCACGCCCATCATGTCCGGAGGCGGGGCACTATGGTCAGCCAGGCCAATCAGTTACGGCGGCGAGGCAGTGCCGTCGGGCCAGAACCATCAGGTGTGTCAGCGAAGCACTGTGGTCGGGCCAAGCCTATCAGGTGTGGCGATGAGGCACTACTTTCGGGCTGGACCCCATCATGTGTGGCGGCGATGCACCACTGTTGGGCCCGGCACATCAGGTGTGGCGGCAAGGCACTACAGTcgggccaggcccatcaggtgtcGTGGCTTGGCACTACAGTCGGGCCAGGCAGATCAGGTGCGACGGCGAGCACTACAGTTGGCCAAGGCAATAAGGTGCGGTGGCAGATGGGACAGGCCCATCGGGTGCGGATGTGAAGCAGTGCATTCCGCCAGGCCCATCGGATGCGGTCGTGAGGCAGTGCAGTCCGCCAGGCCCATCTGGAGCAGTCGTGATGCACTGAGGCCCGCCAGGCGCATCAGGGGCGGTCGTGAGGCAGTGCTGTCGGCCAGGCGCATCAGGGGCGGTCGTGAGGCAGTGCTGTCGGCCAGGCGCATAAGGACTGGTCGTGAGGCAGTGCTGTCGGCCAGGATCGACAGGTGCGGTGGTCATTCAGTGGTGTCGGCCAGGCCCGAGAGGTGTGGTCGTAATCCAGTGCTGCCGGCCAGGCCCGTGAGTTGCGGTCGTGAGGCCGAGCAGTCTGCCAAGCCCGTGAGCTCCGGTCGTGAGGCAGTGCTGTCGGCAAGGCCCATGAGGTCCAGTCgtgaggcagtgcgg is from Schistocerca americana isolate TAMUIC-IGC-003095 unplaced genomic scaffold, iqSchAmer2.1 HiC_scaffold_107, whole genome shotgun sequence and encodes:
- the LOC124560155 gene encoding male-specific sperm protein Mst84Db-like, producing MGLADTPAAQRHLHHDDTCVTTTPDWPGGLHGFTTTPDGPCGLHCLMTAPDGPCRLHCVMTAPDGPCGLHCIMTAPDGPCGLHCLIAAPDGPGGLRCLPTAPDGPGPT
- the LOC124560156 gene encoding polycystic kidney disease protein 1-like 3 yields the protein MVLARPQCLPSAPDGPGRPQCLAAAPDAPGPTAVPPSTPDGPGPTEVPCCRTTCASPSHLIGVADRSASPSHLIGVADRSASPSHLIGVADRSASLPHLIGLADRSASPPHLIGLADRSASPPHLIGLADRSASPPHLIGLADRSASPPHLIGLADRSASPPHLIGLADRSASPPHLIGLADRSALPPHLIGLADRSASPPHLIGLADRSASPPHLIGLADRSASPPHLIGLADRSASPPHLMGPADRSASPPHLMGPADRSASPPHLMGPADRSASPPHLMGPADRSASPPHLMGPADRSASPPHLMGPADRSASPPHLMGPADRSASPPHLMGPADRSASPPHLTGPADRSASPPHLMGPADRSASPPHLMGPADRSASPPHLMGPADRSASPPHLMGPADRSASPPHLMGPADRSASPPHLMGPADRSASPPHLMGPADRSASPPHLMGPADRSASPPHLMGPADRSASPPHLMGPADRSASPPHLMGPADRSASPPHLMGPADRSASPPHLMGPADRSASPPHLMGPADRSASPPHLMGPADRSASPPHLMGPADRSASPPHLMGPADRSASPPHLMGPADRSASPPHLMGLADRSASPPHLMGLADRSASPPHLMGPADRCASPPQFMGPADRSVSPPHLMGPADRNALPPHLMGLADCSAPPPHLIRLADRIRSLQHLIGLADRSASPPHLMGPADRSASPPNLMGSADRSAPPPNLKGSADSSAPPPKLMGSADRSVSPPLLMGSADRSVSLPLLMGSADRSASPPLLMGSADRSASPPLLMVSADRRASPPHLMGSADRSASPPHLMGSADRSASPPHLMGMADRSASPPYLMGSVDRSA